In the genome of Cydia strobilella chromosome Z, ilCydStro3.1, whole genome shotgun sequence, one region contains:
- the LOC134755036 gene encoding uncharacterized protein LOC134755036, translating to MLVFLMLPDWENEDEEFEEVLNGQNSVPRAMMMRSRYVAGHTRAHGELCPDRGARTGLVILVASAPAHRAARDAIRATCPRSMRRAPTTSRSPSSSASRLRPCATQYSTIE from the exons ATGCTCGTGTTCCTGATGCTGCCCGATTGGGAAAACGAAGACGAAGAATTTGAGGAA GTATTAAATGGCCAAAACTCAGTTCCTCGTGCTATGATGATGCGATCGCGATACGTAGCGGGACATACGCGGGCACACGGCGAGCTGTGCCCCGACCGCGGCGCGCGCACCGGCCTCGTGATCCTCGTGGCGTCAGCGCCGGCGCACCGCGCGGCGCGCGACGCCATCCGCGccacctgcccgcgcagcatg CGGCGCGCCCCAACCACGTCGCGctcgccttcctcctcggcgtCACGCCTCCGCCCCTGCGCGACGCAATACtcgaccatagagtaa